From the bacterium genome, the window TTGTGAGCATGCGACTGATGAACCCCGACTCGGAGACTGGATTCGTGCAGTTGGTTCGAAACATCTTGAGACCTCTTCCCTCACATCATGTATTTGTTTTTTCCCGCGGACACACCACTTCCCTAAGTCCGCGAAAGCACGGTCGAATTTTTGTGTTAGGGTCTCATTACGCAGTTACTAGGTGTTGCTGAGGATACGGTTAGGAGACGGGGAGCTGTGTACCAGGAACCGGTTAACCGCATGGATGGAAAGGAGTTTGCGGTAGATTGAGGTAAGCTGAATGCCGCTTTGCGGTGGACTTGCCGCCTGCTATATTAATGAGGTATGAAGCCGGACTATGAACTGATCGAGCACACGGCGGACATTTTCATCAAAGCGTACGGCCAGACTTTGGCCGAAGCGTATGCGGCCGTTGCAGAAGCGATGTTTCTGCAGATGGTTGATGAGACCGAAATTGCGGAGATCGAAGAAGTTGTGTTGACCATAGACGGCCTGGACAGCGAGCAGTTGCTGGTATCGTTTTTGTCCGAACTGATTGTGGTTCATGAGACTCGGAATCTGGTACTGGGGCGGATCGAGGTTCAGTTGACCTCAGACCATCAGTTGATAGCCCGATGCTGGGGGGAGAAATTCGATGAACAAAAGCACCGGCATGGTCTGATGTTTAAGGCGGTTTCCTATCATCTGATGGAGATCGTCCCCCCTTCCGGCGACAGCCCGGCGTACGTGAAAGTTCTTTTCGATATTTAGGAGTTCAGCAATTCAATGACCTGGCGTGGACCAATTCGTGAGATCGACCGGTATCGATTTGAGATCGACCCGAGCTATCAGTCGGAGTCGATGAAACGACTCGGCGTGAAGATGAAAGTCCCCGGCCTGATCTATACCGATAAGGAGATGCTCCGTGCGATCCTCGCCGATGATTCTCCTGATCAGGTCGCGAATGTGGCAACATTGCCGGGCATACTCGGTTCATCGATCGCCATGCCGGATATTCATCATGGGTATGGATTCCCGATCGGCGGAGTGGCGGCATTTGATGCCACCAGCGGCGTTATCTCTCCCGGCGGTGTCGGATACGATATCAATTGTGGTGTCCGTTTGATCCGCACGGATCTTCAGGTGGCGGAGATCCAGAACAAGATCAGCGCGATCATTGACCGGCTGTTTACGAATGTACCATCGGGAGTCGGCTCCGAGGGACGGGTCCGGTTATCCCCCGCTCAGCTCGAAATGGTGCTGGAACAAGGGGCGCGCTGGGCGGTCAGCAACGGTTACGGGTGGAACGAGGATTTGGAATACATGGAAGAGGGTGGGTGTATCGATGGAGGGGATCCATCGCTCGTCAGTGACAGCGCGCGCAAGCGTGGTGCGCCGCAACTCGGGTCACTCGGCGCCGGAAATCATTTTCTTGAATTGCAGAAAGTGGATGAGATCTTTGATGAAGTAGCCGCGGCGGCATATGGGATAACATCACGCGGACAGGTGACGATCATGGTTCATACCGGTTCACGCGGATGTGGTCACCAGATCTGCACCGATCATCTCGACCTGATGCAGCGTGCGAACAAAAAGTACGGGATCCCGCTGGTGGATCGCGAACTGGCCTGTGCGCCGGCATCGTCGCCCGAGGCACAGGCGTATTTCAGGGCGATGAAGTGCGGCGCCAATTTCGCCTGGGCCAACCGCCAGATGATCACCCATTGGATCAGAGAGTCATTCGAGCAGGAACTGGGAACGCCATCGACCCGCCTCGGCATG encodes:
- a CDS encoding archease; protein product: MKPDYELIEHTADIFIKAYGQTLAEAYAAVAEAMFLQMVDETEIAEIEEVVLTIDGLDSEQLLVSFLSELIVVHETRNLVLGRIEVQLTSDHQLIARCWGEKFDEQKHRHGLMFKAVSYHLMEIVPPSGDSPAYVKVLFDI
- a CDS encoding RtcB family protein, whose product is MTWRGPIREIDRYRFEIDPSYQSESMKRLGVKMKVPGLIYTDKEMLRAILADDSPDQVANVATLPGILGSSIAMPDIHHGYGFPIGGVAAFDATSGVISPGGVGYDINCGVRLIRTDLQVAEIQNKISAIIDRLFTNVPSGVGSEGRVRLSPAQLEMVLEQGARWAVSNGYGWNEDLEYMEEGGCIDGGDPSLVSDSARKRGAPQLGSLGAGNHFLELQKVDEIFDEVAAAAYGITSRGQVTIMVHTGSRGCGHQICTDHLDLMQRANKKYGIPLVDRELACAPASSPEAQAYFRAMKCGANFAWANRQMITHWIRESFEQELGTPSTRLGMHIVYDIAHNMAKLEQHEFGGKKRWVYVHRKGATRAFGPGHPDIPERYRAVGQPVIIPGDMGTASYLLHGTERAMQETWGSSCHGAGRRLSRTAAIKAHPVDKVLASMEERGIYLRAKSRKGISEEAPGAYKNIDEVIEISHHAGIAKKVVRLKPIGVVKG